In Sphaeramia orbicularis chromosome 12, fSphaOr1.1, whole genome shotgun sequence, the following proteins share a genomic window:
- the LOC115430615 gene encoding uromodulin-like 1 gives MSSVSSSLTPRNKVLESERSSETSRGTNECNSGHTDHPSIKLKSRSPTAVHVSWVEKGPAVGQSYTVRLFQPELSAYELLGLDTTTHRHYSFTDVDSCSPYVVCVDMVGSQSLTCLSTLTDPDIPKDFEVTSWNSTSISLAWNSPYNHRFSMFLLTVFYLNGTDHITENVSVWHQDDDLVFTLSDLQPCTRVKFGLQTVCQAGAETGFSKMVLNDGNSVHSNIEALHQTSFGPDNYTLSWKVRNTSSISTFRVYHEGVLQCTILTTSYTVGRLLPCHRYQARVEALCGDGILMNAKTITVHTGPHGVSQLRYDSSDSTAYWRPGTSNPPAVAFLYELSHEKGPVIQSSRVTGAELHLPGLEEGKNYILDVWEECDGLWESEHSKLFLEGGNTSIELMVRAAGTAQDPDVDLYTAGLRLVVPWSLPEELLNGESEPQAEMVKFVTHKLKDLLEDFKPTRIKLAGIEPADDPGKTEFLFSSFDATIMDEDVPLSVPAQLNYIQSLNAPNITVTDGAIHWEGPDLCASEQISCPLNALCINTLGSYICVCHHGYYDVSSVMKHPVPSHPVCNEKGLFSECRDKLIKGGIAKSYLTSRMGGKVNVKLNDGRCKVEETEMFYQFNTPRNPHKCGTQRQVNNSCIQFQNTMTVTLTKGPNVTRGELKFIWKCVYSRHYVRNAQIGVNAEWISSSSVVEFNSSLQLSLTMTLYSDDSYNQSYSGPVSLGPDDTLFFQLAFETTSAFTSDVLLQLDSCWATETPNPQDEVKGVFLQNGCPVDNMFQWLSVNGREQRSRFSILMFKMPQNQPLFFHCLANICGHEEDCTKNCSSQRRVKRLAGLMEGRGKRAAVVSAGPLVVNMKVNSGTQPSNWEEHRMVIFAVAGTIGVLGFTLLLLTAMKAVMSYYEGLRPQ, from the exons ATGTCGTCAGTAAGTTCATCTCTCACTCCAAGAAACAAAGTCCTTGAAAGTGAGCGGTCTTCAGAAACCTCAAGAGGAACCAACGAATGCAACTCTG GTCACACGGATCATCCCTCAATCAAGCTCAAGTCCAGGAGTCCCACCGCGGTACATGTTTCCTGGGTGGAGAAGGGTCCTGCTGTGGGTCAAAGCTACACTGTGAGACTCTTCCAGCCTGAGCTCAGCGCTTATGAGCTCCTCGGTTTGGACACGACAACCCACAGGCACTACAGTTTCACAGATGTGGATTCCTGCAGCCCCTACGTGGTCTGTGTGGACATGGTGGGCAGTCAGTCCTTAACCTGCCTCTCCACTTTAACTG ACCCAGACATCCCCAAGGACTTTGAGGTGACCTCGTGGAACAGCACCAGCATATCTTTGGCCTGGAACAGCCCTTATAACCACAGGTTCTCCATGTTCCTCCTCACGGTCTTCTACCTCAACGGCACAGACCACATCACAGAGAATGTGTCCGTCTGGCATCAGGACGATGACTTGGTGTTCACATTATCAGACCTGCAGCCCTGCACGAGGGTGAAGTTTGGCCTTCAGACTGTTTGCCAGGCAGGGGCTGAGACTGGCTTCAGTAAGATGGTTCTGAATGATGGGAACTCTG TCCACTCCAACATCGAGGCCTTACATCAGACATCTTTTGGTCCTGATAACTACACCCTGAGCTGGAAGGTCAGGAACACCTCATCCATCTCTACGTTCAGAGTCTACCATGAGGGGGTGCTGCAGTGCACCATACTCACTACTAGCTACACTGTGGGGCGGCTGCTGCCCTGCCACAGGTACCAGGCTAGGGTAGAGGCCCTGTGTGGAGATGGAATACTCATGAATGCCAAGACGATCACTGTACATACAG GACCCCACGGTGTGTCTCAGCTCAGGTATGACTCCAGCGACTCCACCGCCTACTGGAGACCAGGTACCTCAAACCCACCAGCTGTGGCCTTCTTATATGAGCTGTCCCATGAAAAGGGCCCCGTCATCCAGAGCAGCCGTGTGACTGGTGCAGAGCTCCACCTGCCAGGACTGGAGGAAGGGAAGAACTACATCCTTGACGTGTGGGAGGAATGTGACGGACTGTGGGAGTCGGAACATTCAAAACTGTTCTTAGAGGGGGGTAATACATCCATAGAACTCATGGTGAGGGCAGCCGGAACCGCTCAAGATCCAG ATGTAGATTTGTACACTGCTGGTCTCCGTCTGGTCGTGCCGTGGTCACTGCCTGAGGAGCTCCTGAATGGAGAGTCAGAACCTCAGGCTGAAATGGTGAAGTTTGTCACACATAAG CTGAAGGATCTCTTGGAAGACTTTAAGCCAACCCGCATCAAACTGGCTGGCATTGAACCTGCAGATGATCCGGGAAAAACAGAATTTCTATTTTCATCTTTTGATGCAACCATAATGGATGAAGATGTGCCCCTGTCAGTTCCTGCTCAGCTCAATTACATCCAGTCGCTGAATGCACCCAACATCACAGTTACAGATGGGGCCATTCACTGGGAGG GCCCGGACCTGTGTGCTTCAGAGCAAATTTCATGTCCCTTAAACGCCCTGTGCATCAACACCCTGGGCTCGTACATCTGTGTGTGTCATCATGGTTACTACGACGTCAGCTCCGTCATGAAGCATCCAGTACCATCACATCCTGTCTGCAATG AGAAAGGCCTTTTCAGCGAGTGTCGGGATAAACTGATCAAGGGTGGAATAGCAAAATCCTACCTGACGTCTCGCATGGGAGGGAAAGTCAATGTGAAGCTGAATGATGGGCGATGCAAAGTGGAGGAGACTGAGATGTTTTATCAGTTCAATACCCCACGAAATCCACATAAATGTGGAACTCAGAGGCAG gtgaATAACTCATGCATTCAGTTCCAAAACACCATGACTGTGACGCTGACCAAAGGACCAAACGTAACCCGAGGTGAACTGAAATTTATTTGGAAGTGTGTCTATTCTCGGCATTACGTTCGCAATGCTCAGATCGGAGTGAATGCAGAGTG GATCTCATCGTCCTCCGTGGTGGAGTTTAACTCTTCTCTGCAGCTCAGTCTGACCATGACCCTCTACAGTGACGACTCCTACAACCAGAGCTACAGCGGACCCGTATCCTTAGGACCTGACGACACCCTGTTCTTCCAACTGGCCTTCGAGACCACCAGTGCTTTTACCTCAGATGTCCTCCTCCAGTTGGATTCATGCTGGGCCACTGAGACCCCCAACCCCCAGGATGAGGTCAAGGGTGTTTTTCTTCAGAATGG CTGTCCTGTCGATAACATGTTCCAATGGCTGTCTGTCAACGGCCGAGAGCAGAGAAGTCGATTTTCCATCCTGATGTTCAAAATGCCTCAAAACCAGCCTCTGTTCTTTCATTGCCTGGCCAACATCTGTGGACATGAAGAGGACTGTACAAAG AACTGCTCCAGTCAACGTCGTGTCAAGAGGTTAGCCGGCCTCATGGAGGGACGAGGGAAACGAGCAGCTGTTGTGTCTGCTGGACCTCTGGTGGTTAACATGAAGGTGAACTCAGGCACGCAGCCATCGAACT GGGAAGAGCACAGGATGGTGATCTTTGCTGTGGCTGGAACAATAGGTGTTTTGGGATTCACGTTACTCTTACTGACTGCAATGAAAGCAGTCATGAGTTACTATGAAGGACTAAGGCCGCAATAA
- the glipr1a gene encoding glioma pathogenesis-related protein 1, whose protein sequence is MQNMVRLGLWVWIVLGSGVCSVSLPEITDGNFAEQCVKEHNTARSSVHPPASDMLYMTWDGGLAATALAWAKQCVFEHNPNPVHPSFTSIGENIWAGYPPSHFDVSGAIKLWVDEKQHYHYSSNTCTKVCGHYTQVVWASSDKVGCAVQRCPNGVRKTSFDTTDGAVFVCNYAAAGNVNRRRPYQTKGDACSGCKGRCVDRLCRSNWTQDQEPALNSGSDYVAVVVVRPIALICTFIAAYAVHHHYPDIFWYE, encoded by the exons ATGCAGAACATGGTGCGGCTCGGACTGTGGGTCTGGATTGTGCTGGGCTCTGGGGTGTGTTCTGTCTCACTGCCAGAAATCACTGATGGGAACTTTGCAGAACAATGTGTGAAGGAACACAACACGGCGCGGTCGTCGGTCCATCCACCTGCAAGTGACATGCTGTACATG ACATGGGACGGTGGTTTGGCTGCCACTGCACTGGCGTGGGCCAAACAGTGTGTATTTGAACACAACCCCAACCCTGTGCACCCTAGTTTCACCTCCATAGGTGAGAACATATGGGCGGGTTATCCACCATCACATTTCGATGTGAGTGGAGCCATAAAACTTTGGGTGGATGAAAAGCAGCACTACCATTACAGCAGCAACACATGCACGAAGGTCTGCGGTCACTACACACAG GTTGTGTGGGCGAGCTCTGACAAGGTCGGCTGTGCTGTCCAGCGATGTCCAAATGGTGTTAGAAAAACCAGCTTTGATACCACTGATGGAGCTGTGTTTGTATGCAACTATGCTGCAGC GGGCAATGTGAATAGAAGGCGACCGTATCAAACTAAAGGAGACGCCTGCTCTGGATGTAAAGGCAGATGTGTGGACAGACTTTGCC GCTCCAACTGGACCCAAGACCAGGAGCCTGCCCTGAACTCGGGCTCAGACTATGTGGCTGTTGTAGTCGTCCGGCCCATTGCCCTAATCTGTACTTTCATTGCAGCATATGCAGTTCACCACCATTACCCTGACATTTTCTGGTATGAATAG
- the krr1 gene encoding KRR1 small subunit processome component homolog isoform X2 — translation MASSTTGDGVSGAQTEKKHKKTKNQVDESELLTVPDGWKEPTFTKDDNPRGLLEESSFATLFPKYREAYLKECWPLVEKALGDSNIKASLDLIEGSISVCTTKKTYDPYAIIRARDLIKLLARSVPFEQAVRILQDDMACDIIKIGTLVRNRERFVKRRQRLIGPKGSTLKALELLTNCYVMVQGNTVSALGPYNGLKEVRKVVMDTMKNIHPIYNIKTLMIKRELSKDPDLRVQSWERFLPKFRHKNVAKRKEPKKKSVKKEYTPFPPPQPESKVDKELATGEFFLRESVKKRKKMEEIKVKQAEALTKKQEERNKAFIPPKEKPLLKKTTKAPTEGKLDIEAIKEKVKKAKMKKLGAPPVNPAPPSSTTNKKKKN, via the exons ATGGCGTCTTCCACAACAGGAGACGGCGTGAGTGGTgctcaaacagagaaaaaacacaaaaagaccaaaaacCAAG TGGATGAATCTGAGCTTCTGACTGTTCCTGATGGATGGAAAGAGCCCACCTTTACTAAAGATGACAACCCCCGTGGTCTGCTGGAGGAGAGCAGCTTTGCCACACTCTTTCCTAAATACAGAGAAGCATATCTCAAAGAGTGCTGGCCTCTTGTGGAGAAGGCTTTAGGAGATTCA AACATCAAAGCTTCTCTGGACCTGATCGAGGGCAGCATATCTGTCTGCACCACAAAGAAAACGTATGACCCTTATGCCATCATAAGAGCCAGAGACCTCATCAAGCTGCTTGCCAGGAGTGTCCCATTTGAGCAG gCTGTACGTATATTGCAGGATGATATGGCCTGTGACATTATCAAAATAGGGACGTTGGTGAGAAACAGAGAACGGTTTGTGAAACGAAGACAGCGACTCATTGGCCCCAAAGGCTCCACCCTAAAA GCTTTAGAGTTGTTGACCAACTGCTATGTGATGGTGCAGGGCAACACGGTGTCGGCCCTGGGTCCCTACAACGGCCTGAAGGAG GTGCGCAAAGTTGTTATGGACACCATGAAGAACATCCATCCCATCTACAATATTAAG ACCCTTATGATCAAACGGGAGCTGTCCAAAGACCCGGACCTGAGGGTGCAGAGCTGGGAGCGCTTCCTGCCAAAGTTCCGTCACAAGAACGTGGCCAAGCGCAAGGAACCCAAGAAGAAGAGTGTGAAGAAGGAATACACACCGTTCCCACCACCACAGCCAGAGAGCAAG GTTGACAAGGAGTTGGCCACAGGTGAATTCTTTCTACGTGAAAgtgtgaagaagaggaagaaaatggaGGAGATAAAG GTTAAGCAAGCTGAAGCACTGACGAAGAAACAAGAAGAGCGGAACAAGGCTTTCATTCCTCCTAAAGAGAAACCTTTACTGAAAAAGACCACAAAAG CTCCGACAGAAGGAAAGCTGGACATTGAAGCCATCAAggagaaagtgaaaaaagccaaAATGAAGAAACTGGGTGCCCCCCCGGTGAACCCAGCTCCTCCCAGCAGCACtaccaacaaaaagaaaaagaactaa
- the krr1 gene encoding KRR1 small subunit processome component homolog isoform X1: MASSTTGDGVSGAQTEKKHKKTKNQAVDESELLTVPDGWKEPTFTKDDNPRGLLEESSFATLFPKYREAYLKECWPLVEKALGDSNIKASLDLIEGSISVCTTKKTYDPYAIIRARDLIKLLARSVPFEQAVRILQDDMACDIIKIGTLVRNRERFVKRRQRLIGPKGSTLKALELLTNCYVMVQGNTVSALGPYNGLKEVRKVVMDTMKNIHPIYNIKTLMIKRELSKDPDLRVQSWERFLPKFRHKNVAKRKEPKKKSVKKEYTPFPPPQPESKVDKELATGEFFLRESVKKRKKMEEIKVKQAEALTKKQEERNKAFIPPKEKPLLKKTTKAPTEGKLDIEAIKEKVKKAKMKKLGAPPVNPAPPSSTTNKKKKN; the protein is encoded by the exons ATGGCGTCTTCCACAACAGGAGACGGCGTGAGTGGTgctcaaacagagaaaaaacacaaaaagaccaaaaacCAAG CAGTGGATGAATCTGAGCTTCTGACTGTTCCTGATGGATGGAAAGAGCCCACCTTTACTAAAGATGACAACCCCCGTGGTCTGCTGGAGGAGAGCAGCTTTGCCACACTCTTTCCTAAATACAGAGAAGCATATCTCAAAGAGTGCTGGCCTCTTGTGGAGAAGGCTTTAGGAGATTCA AACATCAAAGCTTCTCTGGACCTGATCGAGGGCAGCATATCTGTCTGCACCACAAAGAAAACGTATGACCCTTATGCCATCATAAGAGCCAGAGACCTCATCAAGCTGCTTGCCAGGAGTGTCCCATTTGAGCAG gCTGTACGTATATTGCAGGATGATATGGCCTGTGACATTATCAAAATAGGGACGTTGGTGAGAAACAGAGAACGGTTTGTGAAACGAAGACAGCGACTCATTGGCCCCAAAGGCTCCACCCTAAAA GCTTTAGAGTTGTTGACCAACTGCTATGTGATGGTGCAGGGCAACACGGTGTCGGCCCTGGGTCCCTACAACGGCCTGAAGGAG GTGCGCAAAGTTGTTATGGACACCATGAAGAACATCCATCCCATCTACAATATTAAG ACCCTTATGATCAAACGGGAGCTGTCCAAAGACCCGGACCTGAGGGTGCAGAGCTGGGAGCGCTTCCTGCCAAAGTTCCGTCACAAGAACGTGGCCAAGCGCAAGGAACCCAAGAAGAAGAGTGTGAAGAAGGAATACACACCGTTCCCACCACCACAGCCAGAGAGCAAG GTTGACAAGGAGTTGGCCACAGGTGAATTCTTTCTACGTGAAAgtgtgaagaagaggaagaaaatggaGGAGATAAAG GTTAAGCAAGCTGAAGCACTGACGAAGAAACAAGAAGAGCGGAACAAGGCTTTCATTCCTCCTAAAGAGAAACCTTTACTGAAAAAGACCACAAAAG CTCCGACAGAAGGAAAGCTGGACATTGAAGCCATCAAggagaaagtgaaaaaagccaaAATGAAGAAACTGGGTGCCCCCCCGGTGAACCCAGCTCCTCCCAGCAGCACtaccaacaaaaagaaaaagaactaa